From a single Porites lutea chromosome 10, jaPorLute2.1, whole genome shotgun sequence genomic region:
- the LOC140951322 gene encoding uncharacterized protein, with the protein MPKSFLVKKAKLRDGQSEDANTAKSDVNNETPFSEDAILEDKCQDTSGRLHDISGEGTLASAAQDERDARKEQMLDADRKNTVTKQVTRNEFLPRHMWVFPPLLLRGAGNPYGQLFIPASKFQASISPQDNYVTPVLTKEERQKRENVFRFSPERRISENNELRELPASSPNKHGFSLHPNASFTNYVFPSAERPTVPDLLFAQKGKKGERCGIHPLNLHFSENDFELMKRKTMEGEREQVLVDPKQGFHVVDKSHLSNAKKRRLSETETLISQSSKRFCHSVGKWDHEEQKTSVVKDNVFVLENSQISKTSEAMWKAGKVSTSPDHLHDSVRRPDDNEEQSPSITKKGNVLVLENSPSLDTLKRTSESSEYVRSPADGDNKPSRYILWDREIPQKSDESKTDQGEATMKELFTKHVRKQNDSSPAGNEAKRDHLKNNYYHQYYHPDWFVPVPPYLNSIRATESNGFFSYCDRSVRAKSKAELSSVWFPFQLTPKAEQPKVVTKDANRNHIWNPEFKSATSHLSNSERKRIFFTNQEGINSIDTRWNLKNSKLTDETSLSPIRGKEFSSEKTRVDMSRAAEERIRGLSRKLEEMCATADEHDSMSSLPDHSTVNTAESPSKTKKDETVQSFEYHDLRIPRNYSPPGSVQIRCRSDGSLISPREQQTSLKLSFEAKRNEGKSLSIVDLSENSSDFKKENAFKAFDFRSAPVEKTVSSSGKKDSGRLVSPVRSPEQNWTNVAVIDNNERLESSRLQQDEKKCAVKNPGGKVFSNHPTVWLLNKETKTSNVHSKLSAVTRSSPPRFWTLSDDLAVASHLRSMADKSQVSSSKAKETFNSTHHHRCEVCNSTFALRRHLNRHLKSHSFYKRYSCSYCEKGFNDTFDLKRHVRTHTGIKPFKCDQCDKSFTQRCSLEAHQSRVHGIVHKFGFRERRAKMFVCEQCGATFKDNQSEYMNHVANEHPDNDKASWVKKSNRLSQIMTF; encoded by the exons ATGCCTAAATCCTTTCTCGTGAAAAAGGCGAAGCTTCGAGACGGTCAAAGTGAAGATGCAAACACCGCAAAATCAG ATGTGAACAATGAAACTCCTTTCTCGGAAGACGCCATTCTGGAGGATAAATGTCAAGACACATCAGGGCGTTTACATGACATTTCTGGTGAAGGCACACTGGCTAGTGCTGCGCAGGACGAAAGGGATGCGAGAAAAGAACAGATGCTTGACGCTGACCGCAAAAATACTGTAACAAAGCAGGTtacaagaaatgaatttttgccTCGCCATATGTGGGTTTTCCCACCGTTACTACTTCGAGGAGCGGGGAATCCTTATGGTCAACTTTTTATTCCCGCGTCCAAATTTCAAGCATCAATTTCACCACAAGACAACTATGTGACACCAGTTTTAACGAAAGAGGAGcgtcaaaaaagagaaaatgtatTTAGATTCAGCCCTGAACGACGGATTTCAGAAAATAACGAACTGAGAGAACTACCTGCATCAAGTCCGAATAAACATGGGTTCTCCCTGCATCCAAATGCATCTTTTACCAATTACGTTTTTCCAAGCGCGGAACGCCCCACTGTTCCCGATCTATTATTTGcccaaaaagggaagaaaggaGAGCGCTGTGGGATCCATCCGCTTAATCTTCACTTTTCAGAAAACGATTTTGagttaatgaaaagaaaaacaatggaGGGTGAAAGAGAACAAGTGCTGGTTGATCCCAAACAAGGTTTCCACGTTGTCGACAAATCACACTTGTCAAATGCCAAAAAGCGGAGGCTAAGTGAAACTGAGACTCTTATAAGCCAAAGTTCAAAGCGTTTTTGCCATTCAGTAGGCAAGTGGGATCATGAAGAACAGAAAACCTCCGTTGTTAAAGACAACGTCTTTGTTCTTGAAAACTCGCAGATTTCAAAAACTTCAGAAGCAATGTGGAAGGCTGGAAAAGTTAGTACAAGTCCCGACCACTTACACGATTCTGTAAGACGCCCTGATGACAATGAAGAACAAAGCCCCTCTATAACTAAAAAAGGCAATGTTCTTGTTCTTGAAAACTCTCCATCTTTAGATACGTTGAAGAGGACAAGCGAAAGCTCAGAGTATGTTCGCAGTCCAGCTGATGGTGACAATAAACCGTCCCGATATATTCTCTGGGACCGAGAAATTCCTCAGAAGTCGgatgaaagcaaaacagatcAAGGTGAAGCCACTATGAAAGAGCTTTTTACCAAGCACGTTCGGAAACAAAACGATTCAAGTCCAGCGGGAAACGAAGCAAAACGAGATCATTTAAAGAACAATTACTACCACCAGTACTACCATCCCGATTGGTTTGTTCCGGTGCCGCCATATTTGAACTCGATTAGAGCAACAGAGAGTAATGGATTTTTTAGCTATTGCGATCGTTCAGTGAGAGCCAAGAGTAAGGCGGAATTAAGTTCTGTATGGTTTCCTTTTCAACTGACACCAAAAGCGGAACAGCCAAAGGTAGTAACGAAAGATGCAAACAGAAACCACATTTGGAACCCCGAATTTAAGAGTGCTACTAGTCACCTGAGTAACAGTGAGAGAAAAAGGATTTTCTTCACTAATCAGGAAGGTATAAACTCCATAGACACAAGGTGGAATCTAAAAAATTCTAAGTTAACAGATGAAACATCACTCAGTCCAATTCGTGGCAAGGAATTCTCCAGTGAGAAGACGCGTGTGGATATGTCTCGGGCTGCCGAGGAACGTATTCGAGGTCTTTCGAGGAAGTTAGAAGAAATGTGTGCAACAGCTGATGAACACGACTCAATGAGTTCCTTGCCAGATCACAGCACTGTCAACACCGCTGAGAGTCCCAGTAAAACTAAGAAAGACGAAACAGTTCAGTCATTTGAATATCACGACCTTCGGATCCCTCGTAACTACAGCCCACCAGGGAGCGTACAAATCAGGTGCAGATCTGATGGCTCTCTGATATCTCCAAGAGAACAGCAAACAAgcttaaaactatcatttgagGCAAAACGGAATGAAGGGAAATCTCTGAGTATTGTTGACCTTTCTGAGAACTCAAGTGATTTCAAGAAAGAGAACGCATTTAAGGCATTTGATTTTCGGAGTGCGCCTGTGGAAAAAACCGTTAGCTCTTCCGGAAAGAAAGATTCTGGCAGACTGGTTAGTCCAGTCAGATCCCCTGAGCAGAACTGGACAAATGTAGCAGTGATAGACAACAATGAACGCCTTGAATCTTCTCGACTTCAACAAGACGAGAAAAAATGTGCTGTTAAAAATCCAGGCGGAAAGGTGTTTTCTAACCACCCAACTGTTTGGCTACTTAACAAGGAAACTAAAACATCTAACGTTCATTCCAAGCTCTCTGCTGTAACCCGCTCCAGTCCACCGCGGTTTTGGACATTGTCGGATGACTTGGCTGTTGCAAGTCACCTCAGAAGCATGGCTGACAAATCTCAAGTAAGCTCGTCGAAGGCCAAAGAAACCTTTAACTCAACCCATCACCACAGATGTGAGGTCTGTAATAGCACGTTTGCACTTCGGCGCCACCTTAACCGTCATCTTAAAAGCCATTCATTTTACAAGCGCTACTCATGCTCCTATTGTGAGAAAGGCTTTAATGACACTTTTGACTTAAAGCGTCATGTAAGAACACACACTGGTATAAAGCCCTTTAAATGTGACCAATGTGACAAGTCATTCACACAACGTTGCTCATTGGAGGCTCACCAGTCACGTGTCCATGGCATTGTTCACAAATTTGGCTTCCGTGAAAGGCGCGCCAAAATGTTCGTGTGTGAGCAATGTGGCGCCACGTTTAAAGACAACCAATCAGAATACATGAACCACGTGGCCAATGAACACCCGGACAATGACAAAGCTTCATGGGTCAAGAAAAGCAATAGACTTTCACAAATAATGACATTTTAA
- the LOC140951326 gene encoding inactive ubiquitin carboxyl-terminal hydrolase MINDY-4B-like isoform X2 — translation MSKDSKDTNIPMLEKWARVFDKSLATPVPSTRSSTLELEDVQEDVSDDIDMEIGHVLTPPKPAYNFKTASRGCSRHDREQRKVLEDKPVKPVRSIHPKLVKPVRQARGKYETLDNKTIQPQNEAQQSISEKLVAAKSASYQQEVVKEVTQEQSTNIGPLLTHVSPNRSKRQNSSRCRQRLERERTIESASEPIKPIVPGGEPITLDFARALRVLLFGTPYTSFNSDWRKQHINFFTNMSYALSFYKAGPDGVMACLQGYLLRYLLYEQPTLDHVKSMLAPMSSDRQKALITAIAKMLWQAGGQEQAIVVLPCGECNWITMDDYREDQLTERLHLFRFTDSADLEKFIKKQLTFFESTNGNGCILLLYSVILSRTVERVREDLGDPKATLIGLHDTCTQAMINLLLTGRAVPNVFNGDIEYHKNGRKMSHPLTGIKDRNEIGFLSTEEYHDPRSFQVGSMLKTPKFPVWVVKTGERYGVMFSLNKDLVNDWRLERRFDLFHCTGSSKRNSTADESCVFVVDTRDLFNPDEEFGEEPSDAEYCIKTKWPGALTELKEEKS, via the exons CCTTGCAACACCTGTGCCATCAACT AGATCCAGCACGTTAGAACTAGAAGATGTACAAGAAGATGTCAGTGACGACATTGATATGG AGATTGGTCATGTGCTTACACCTCCAAAGCCTGCTTATAATTTCAAGACTGCTTCACGTGGTTGCTCACGCCATGACAGAGAACAGAGGAAAGTTCTGGAAGATAAACCGGTCAAACCAGTCAGATCTATCCATCCTAAACTAGTCAAACCTGTAAGGCAAGCGAGGGGAAAATATGAAACATTGGACAATAAAACCATTCAACCACAGAATGAAGCCCAACAGTCTATATCAGAAAAGTTG GTTGCTGCAAAATCTGCAAGTTATCAACAAGAAGTTGTCAAGGAAGTGACACAAGAGCAATCAACAA ACATTGGTCCGCTTTTAACTCATGTGTCTCCAAATCGTTCAAAAAGGCAAAATTCCTCGCGATGCAGACAACGTTTAGAAAGAGAGCGTACAATAGAATCGGCTTCAGAACCAATTAAACCCATCGTTCCTGGTGGAGAACCAATCACACTGGATTTCGCTAGG gctcttCGTGTCCTGTTGTTCGGTACACCGTACACATCTTTCAATTCAGACTGGAGAAAACAGCACATCAACTTCTTTACTAATATGTCTTATGCTTTAAGTTTTTACAAG GCGGGTCCTGATGGGGTGATGGCTTGTTTACAGGGATACCTCTTAAGATACTTACTATACGAACAACCCACCCTGGATCATGTAAAGAG CATGTTGGCACCCATGTCATCCGACCGACAGAAGGCTCTGATCACAGCTATCGCGAAAATGCTTTGGCAGGCTGGAGGACAAGAACAAGCAATAGTAGTCCT ACCTTGCGGTGAATGTAACTGGATAACAATGGATGATTACAGAGAAGATCAGCTTACTGAAAGG CTTCACCTGTTTCGATTCACTGACTCAGCTGACCTCGAAAAATTCATAAAGAAGCAATTAACTTTT TTTGAAAGCACAAACGGGAATGGCTGCATTCTGCTGTTATATTCAGTAATTTTATCAAGAACCGTCGAACG aGTGAGAGAGGATCTTGGTGACCCAAAAGCAACTCTCATAGGACTTCATGATACATGTACACAG GCGATGATAAACCTGCTGCTCACAGGCAGAGCTGTACCAAACGTATTCAATGGTGATATTGAGTACCACAAAAATGGTCGAAAGATG TCTCATCCATTAACTGGCATCAAAGATCGAAATGAAATTGGTTTCTTGTCCACTGAAGAGTATCACGATCCTAGATCGTTCCAG GTTGGTAGCATGCTCAAGACTCCCAAGTTTCCAGTATGGGTTGTAAAAACTGGTGAACGATATGGAGTAATGTTCTCTCTCAACAAGGACCTCGTCAACGATTG GAGGCTAGAGAGAAGATTTGACTTATTTCACTGCACTGGTTCTTCCAAGCGAAACAGTACTGCAGATGAATCATGTGTATTCGTTGTTG ATACAAGAGACTTGTTCAATCCTGATGAGGAGTTCGGTGAAGAACCAAGTGATGCGGAATATTGTATAAAAACAAA GTGGCCAGGAGCGTTGACTGAGTTAAAAGAAGAGAAGAGCTGA
- the LOC140951326 gene encoding probable ubiquitin carboxyl-terminal hydrolase MINDY-4 isoform X3, whose product MNLEYNCKPSSYVPSLFLLEIGHVLTPPKPAYNFKTASRGCSRHDREQRKVLEDKPVKPVRSIHPKLVKPVRQARGKYETLDNKTIQPQNEAQQSISEKLVAAKSASYQQEVVKEVTQEQSTNIGPLLTHVSPNRSKRQNSSRCRQRLERERTIESASEPIKPIVPGGEPITLDFARALRVLLFGTPYTSFNSDWRKQHINFFTNMSYALSFYKAGPDGVMACLQGYLLRYLLYEQPTLDHVKSMLAPMSSDRQKALITAIAKMLWQAGGQEQAIVVLPCGECNWITMDDYREDQLTERLHLFRFTDSADLEKFIKKQLTFFESTNGNGCILLLYSVILSRTVERVREDLGDPKATLIGLHDTCTQAMINLLLTGRAVPNVFNGDIEYHKNGRKMSHPLTGIKDRNEIGFLSTEEYHDPRSFQVGSMLKTPKFPVWVVKTGERYGVMFSLNKDLVNDWRLERRFDLFHCTGSSKRNSTADESCVFVVDTRDLFNPDEEFGEEPSDAEYCIKTKWPGALTELKEEKS is encoded by the exons ATGAACCT AGAATATAACTGCAAACCCAGCTCTTATGTTCCCAGCTTGTTTTTACTAGAGATTGGTCATGTGCTTACACCTCCAAAGCCTGCTTATAATTTCAAGACTGCTTCACGTGGTTGCTCACGCCATGACAGAGAACAGAGGAAAGTTCTGGAAGATAAACCGGTCAAACCAGTCAGATCTATCCATCCTAAACTAGTCAAACCTGTAAGGCAAGCGAGGGGAAAATATGAAACATTGGACAATAAAACCATTCAACCACAGAATGAAGCCCAACAGTCTATATCAGAAAAGTTG GTTGCTGCAAAATCTGCAAGTTATCAACAAGAAGTTGTCAAGGAAGTGACACAAGAGCAATCAACAA ACATTGGTCCGCTTTTAACTCATGTGTCTCCAAATCGTTCAAAAAGGCAAAATTCCTCGCGATGCAGACAACGTTTAGAAAGAGAGCGTACAATAGAATCGGCTTCAGAACCAATTAAACCCATCGTTCCTGGTGGAGAACCAATCACACTGGATTTCGCTAGG gctcttCGTGTCCTGTTGTTCGGTACACCGTACACATCTTTCAATTCAGACTGGAGAAAACAGCACATCAACTTCTTTACTAATATGTCTTATGCTTTAAGTTTTTACAAG GCGGGTCCTGATGGGGTGATGGCTTGTTTACAGGGATACCTCTTAAGATACTTACTATACGAACAACCCACCCTGGATCATGTAAAGAG CATGTTGGCACCCATGTCATCCGACCGACAGAAGGCTCTGATCACAGCTATCGCGAAAATGCTTTGGCAGGCTGGAGGACAAGAACAAGCAATAGTAGTCCT ACCTTGCGGTGAATGTAACTGGATAACAATGGATGATTACAGAGAAGATCAGCTTACTGAAAGG CTTCACCTGTTTCGATTCACTGACTCAGCTGACCTCGAAAAATTCATAAAGAAGCAATTAACTTTT TTTGAAAGCACAAACGGGAATGGCTGCATTCTGCTGTTATATTCAGTAATTTTATCAAGAACCGTCGAACG aGTGAGAGAGGATCTTGGTGACCCAAAAGCAACTCTCATAGGACTTCATGATACATGTACACAG GCGATGATAAACCTGCTGCTCACAGGCAGAGCTGTACCAAACGTATTCAATGGTGATATTGAGTACCACAAAAATGGTCGAAAGATG TCTCATCCATTAACTGGCATCAAAGATCGAAATGAAATTGGTTTCTTGTCCACTGAAGAGTATCACGATCCTAGATCGTTCCAG GTTGGTAGCATGCTCAAGACTCCCAAGTTTCCAGTATGGGTTGTAAAAACTGGTGAACGATATGGAGTAATGTTCTCTCTCAACAAGGACCTCGTCAACGATTG GAGGCTAGAGAGAAGATTTGACTTATTTCACTGCACTGGTTCTTCCAAGCGAAACAGTACTGCAGATGAATCATGTGTATTCGTTGTTG ATACAAGAGACTTGTTCAATCCTGATGAGGAGTTCGGTGAAGAACCAAGTGATGCGGAATATTGTATAAAAACAAA GTGGCCAGGAGCGTTGACTGAGTTAAAAGAAGAGAAGAGCTGA
- the LOC140951326 gene encoding inactive ubiquitin carboxyl-terminal hydrolase MINDY-4B-like isoform X1, whose product MSKDSKDTNIPMLEKWARVFDKSLATPVPSTLALKRSSTLELEDVQEDVSDDIDMEIGHVLTPPKPAYNFKTASRGCSRHDREQRKVLEDKPVKPVRSIHPKLVKPVRQARGKYETLDNKTIQPQNEAQQSISEKLVAAKSASYQQEVVKEVTQEQSTNIGPLLTHVSPNRSKRQNSSRCRQRLERERTIESASEPIKPIVPGGEPITLDFARALRVLLFGTPYTSFNSDWRKQHINFFTNMSYALSFYKAGPDGVMACLQGYLLRYLLYEQPTLDHVKSMLAPMSSDRQKALITAIAKMLWQAGGQEQAIVVLPCGECNWITMDDYREDQLTERLHLFRFTDSADLEKFIKKQLTFFESTNGNGCILLLYSVILSRTVERVREDLGDPKATLIGLHDTCTQAMINLLLTGRAVPNVFNGDIEYHKNGRKMSHPLTGIKDRNEIGFLSTEEYHDPRSFQVGSMLKTPKFPVWVVKTGERYGVMFSLNKDLVNDWRLERRFDLFHCTGSSKRNSTADESCVFVVDTRDLFNPDEEFGEEPSDAEYCIKTKWPGALTELKEEKS is encoded by the exons CCTTGCAACACCTGTGCCATCAACT CTAGCCTTAAAGAGATCCAGCACGTTAGAACTAGAAGATGTACAAGAAGATGTCAGTGACGACATTGATATGG AGATTGGTCATGTGCTTACACCTCCAAAGCCTGCTTATAATTTCAAGACTGCTTCACGTGGTTGCTCACGCCATGACAGAGAACAGAGGAAAGTTCTGGAAGATAAACCGGTCAAACCAGTCAGATCTATCCATCCTAAACTAGTCAAACCTGTAAGGCAAGCGAGGGGAAAATATGAAACATTGGACAATAAAACCATTCAACCACAGAATGAAGCCCAACAGTCTATATCAGAAAAGTTG GTTGCTGCAAAATCTGCAAGTTATCAACAAGAAGTTGTCAAGGAAGTGACACAAGAGCAATCAACAA ACATTGGTCCGCTTTTAACTCATGTGTCTCCAAATCGTTCAAAAAGGCAAAATTCCTCGCGATGCAGACAACGTTTAGAAAGAGAGCGTACAATAGAATCGGCTTCAGAACCAATTAAACCCATCGTTCCTGGTGGAGAACCAATCACACTGGATTTCGCTAGG gctcttCGTGTCCTGTTGTTCGGTACACCGTACACATCTTTCAATTCAGACTGGAGAAAACAGCACATCAACTTCTTTACTAATATGTCTTATGCTTTAAGTTTTTACAAG GCGGGTCCTGATGGGGTGATGGCTTGTTTACAGGGATACCTCTTAAGATACTTACTATACGAACAACCCACCCTGGATCATGTAAAGAG CATGTTGGCACCCATGTCATCCGACCGACAGAAGGCTCTGATCACAGCTATCGCGAAAATGCTTTGGCAGGCTGGAGGACAAGAACAAGCAATAGTAGTCCT ACCTTGCGGTGAATGTAACTGGATAACAATGGATGATTACAGAGAAGATCAGCTTACTGAAAGG CTTCACCTGTTTCGATTCACTGACTCAGCTGACCTCGAAAAATTCATAAAGAAGCAATTAACTTTT TTTGAAAGCACAAACGGGAATGGCTGCATTCTGCTGTTATATTCAGTAATTTTATCAAGAACCGTCGAACG aGTGAGAGAGGATCTTGGTGACCCAAAAGCAACTCTCATAGGACTTCATGATACATGTACACAG GCGATGATAAACCTGCTGCTCACAGGCAGAGCTGTACCAAACGTATTCAATGGTGATATTGAGTACCACAAAAATGGTCGAAAGATG TCTCATCCATTAACTGGCATCAAAGATCGAAATGAAATTGGTTTCTTGTCCACTGAAGAGTATCACGATCCTAGATCGTTCCAG GTTGGTAGCATGCTCAAGACTCCCAAGTTTCCAGTATGGGTTGTAAAAACTGGTGAACGATATGGAGTAATGTTCTCTCTCAACAAGGACCTCGTCAACGATTG GAGGCTAGAGAGAAGATTTGACTTATTTCACTGCACTGGTTCTTCCAAGCGAAACAGTACTGCAGATGAATCATGTGTATTCGTTGTTG ATACAAGAGACTTGTTCAATCCTGATGAGGAGTTCGGTGAAGAACCAAGTGATGCGGAATATTGTATAAAAACAAA GTGGCCAGGAGCGTTGACTGAGTTAAAAGAAGAGAAGAGCTGA